The window CTACTGAAGTTGAGTCAGCTAGTCAAGAAAAGGAAGAGTTTCAGTCTGATGTAGCAGAGTCTGAATTGACGGCCGAGCAAGAAGCTCAGAAACAACGGACCTTAGACATGATGGCTCAGTATTATGCAGCCAAAGAAGCCGCTGCGGCTCGAGTGAAGGAAGCGCAGGAACAAGGTTTTGACCCTGCTATTCAAACCAAGGTCAAGGAAGAGCCTGTTGAGGAAGTTGTTCCAGTCGAGCAGGAAAGTGAGCAGGACAAGTACCAGCGGACCTTGAAAAAGACCCGTACAGGCTTTGGTGCAAGACTTAACGAATTCTTTGCTAATTTCCGTTCAGTAGACGAAGAATTTTTCGAAGAATTGGAAGAAATGTTGATTTTGTCAGACGTAGGCGTGCAGGTAGCCTCTACGCTAACAGAGGAGCTCCGATATGAAGCCAAACTACAGAAGGCTAAAAAGACAGATGAACTCCGTCGGGTTATCATCGAAAAATTGGTGGATATTTACGAAAAAGACGGTCAATTCAGCGAGCAGATCAACTTCCAAGACGACCTGACTGTCATGCTCTTTGTCGGTGTCAACGGGGTTGGGAAGACCACCTCTATCGGTAAGTTGGCCTACAAGTACAAGCAAGCTGGTAAGAAGGTCATGCTGGTTGCGGCGGACACCTTCCGTGCGGGTGCTGTAGCCCAGCTGGTCGAGTGGGGCCGCCGTGTTGATGTACCTGTAGTCACTGGTCCTGAAAAGTCAGACCCAGCCAGCGTGGTCTTTGACGGGGTCAAACGTGCCGTGGCAGAAGGCGTGGACATTCTCATGATTGACACAGCAGGTCGTTTGCAGAATAAAGATAACCTTATGGCAGAGCTGGAAAAAATCGGTCGTATCATCAAACGGACCTTACCTGATGCACCGCATGAAACCCTCTTAGCACTAGATGCCTCCACAGGTCAAAACGCCCTTAGTCAAGCCAAGGAATTTGCAAAAATTACTCCATTGACAGGTCTTGTTTTGACCAAGCTAGACGGTACTGCAAAAGGCGGCGTCGTTCTTGCTATTCGTCAGGAACTAGATATTCCAGTTAAACTAATTGGTTTTGGTGAGAAAATCGATGACATCGGAGAATTCAAGTCTGAAGAGTTCATGCGTGGGCTCTTGGAAGGATTGCTATAGAAAAATATGCTGGACGAGTTCTCCATAAAGGATATCTCGTCCAGCATATTTTTGATTATTGGGAAGAAGTACTGGTTGACGTACTACTTTCTGTACTCGAACTGGCTGTACTGCTTGTGGAACTACCGTTTAATTCTAGGTAGCTTGGTGCCTTGAAGAGGTCAACAGTGGATTGGTTTCCGTTCTGGCTGTAGAGACTGGTTGATTGGTCGCCAAGCTCTGTTTCGATGGCAATCTCAGCAGCCAAGGAATCAATATAGTTATACTTGCTAGCATCCAGGGCAGGTAGACCATTGTCAAAGAAGCGGATGAGGTCGCCGGTTTGAATAGCATCACTCGCTGCTAATTGGGCAGTTGCAGCTTCCTTAATCACATCAATTTCCTTTTGGGTGGTTTCGTCAGGATTGGTAATTTCAATCCCTGTTTCGGTATAGTAAATCTTACCTGCATAGCTGGTGTATTTTGGTGTGATAAAACTTCCTTCTGTTCGGAGAGCCACGATTTGCTTGTTTTGAGGTGACAATAAATCCTGACCGACCTGTAAGAAATTATTTGCTTTTATGCCTAGCAGGTGTTCGAGTGTTGGGAGGGCATCGATTTCTCCGCCAAAGGTATTGAAAATGCCTCCCGTGGTCATACCTGGCACCACAATCATATATGGGACGCGTTGTAGCATAGCATTGTCAAATTCTGTCCAGGTTTGCGGGTCCTTATTTAAAAGGGGGGCTAAGTCTGGATTGCGTGAATTAGATATTCCATAATGGTCGCCGTAGAGGACGATAACTGAATTTTCATATAGACCAGTCGCCTTCAAATAGTCAAAGAAGGATTTGATGGACGTATCCAAATAATTGGCAGTAGCAAAATAGCCGTTGATGGTTTCATCATCCGTATCAGCCAAGGGAAATCCTTTCTCATCGCCAATCAAGCTAGTGGTATAAGGATAGTGGTTGGATACGGTGATGAACTTGGCATAAAATGGTTGCTGCATCCGTTCCAAATATTTGATGGAATCTGCAAACATGATTTTATCATTTAAACCATACTGGAAAGAGTTTTCTTCTGTCGCTTCGGAAAAGTAGGATTGGTCAAAGAAATAGTTGTATCCCCATTGTTTGTAGGTGTTATTCCTATTCCAAAAACTAGCCGAATTACCGTGGAAGACAGCAGATGTGTAGCCACCGTTCTGAGATAGGATATAAGGTGCTGCTTGCTGGGTATTGCTTCCGCCATACTGGACCATAAAGGAACCTTGGTTTAGTCCAAATAAGGAGGTTTCAATCATGGTTTCAGCATCGGAGGTTTTACCCGCCTTGACTTGATTGAAGAAATTGGAGAAAGCTAGAGTAGAGTTGGAATGATAGAGAGAATTGAGAAAGGGAGTTACCTCGTATTCTGCTCCATTAACCTTTAGCTTGTAATCAATGACAAATTGTTGCAGGCTTTCAAGATGGAGATAGATGACGTTGCGTCCCTTGGCGATGCCGAAATAGTTATCATTGGGCTGGGCATAGTGTTCCTCAACATACTGTTTAATGGGTTCAAGGTCACTTGGATTGGCTCCTGAGCGATCCTTATGGGCTGTATAGGTCTGATGAGCATTATAACCTAAAAAGGCTGGCAAACCCAAGGCTCTGACGATATAGGTATTGGAAAACCCCCGTGTCAACAATTCAGGTCGATCAACTTCAGCCAAAAATAGATTGATGGAGAAGAGCAGGGTTGAGAATGCTGTTACAGCAAAGCTAGCTTTGGACTGGAAAGCTTGTGGATCCCACTGTAGATTTTTCCGATAAAAAAGAATGCCGAAGGCGATAAAGTCCAGAAAATAAACCAGATCCCAGGGCCGAAATAGCTTGATTGCTGCTTCACCAAGACCTGCGGAAACACTAGATGTTGCCATCATGGTTGAGATGGAAATGTAGTCTGAAAATTCTCGGTAGTAAACAGCATTTGAGAACAGCCAGGCGAAGAGTAGGATATAGAGGACGCTGGCCAGTCCATAAAATAGTTTAGTCTGTTTGGCGTATAGGGCCAGTCCTATTAAGAGTAGAGCGATTGGTAAGGGATTGAGAATGGCAATGAAATGCTGAAACAATCCCTGTAAATCTAAGCTAAAATCAACGTAGTAGGCCCAGAGGGTCTTGAGCCAATACATCACTAGAAGTAGGAGGACGAAGCCAAACCGAGTTTTGGAAAGCTCTTTGACATAGTCAATTATTTTTTTCACAAATACACCTCATGGTCCTTTCTAAATCTCAGTTCATTATACCATAATTTTAAAATAAGCCTCAAAGTTTGGAGTTTTTTTGGAATATATGCAAAATCGTGTTATAATAAATATATGAAAATAAAGGTAAATCGAAATGTAGAGCAGAAGATTAACAGGGGCATTCAACTCCTAGATAGTGCTGATTTTTCAGGTTTTTCTGTGACAGAAGATAGGCTTGTTGACCTGGTTTCTGAAGCTGGAAAGTATCTTGGAGCAGCTTATCTTTCTCCTCAAAATAAGGGGATTGGCTGGCTGTATAGTCGCTCCAAAGACGAAGTGACAGAAAGCTTCTTTGTGAACCTGTTCAGGAAAGCACGACAGAAGCGACATTATTTTTACCAGTCTGACTTGACCACTGCCTTTCGTTTGTTCAATCAAGATGGGGATGATTTCGGTGGCTTGACGGTTGACTTATATGATGAATATGCAGTTTTTTCCTGGTATAATACCTTTATCTATTCGAGGAAGGATATGATTATTACTGCCTTCCAAGAGGTCTTTCCAGAGGTGAAGGGTGCCTATGAGAAAATCCGTTTTAAGGGCTTGGACTATGAGTCAGCCTTTCTATACGGACAAGAGGCGCCGGAAAATTTCACTGTTT is drawn from Streptococcus sp. 29892 and contains these coding sequences:
- the ftsY gene encoding signal recognition particle-docking protein FtsY, encoding MGLFDRLFGQKAQEEPREEVVEEMEVEQLASSEDTVTTEVESASQEKEEFQSDVAESELTAEQEAQKQRTLDMMAQYYAAKEAAAARVKEAQEQGFDPAIQTKVKEEPVEEVVPVEQESEQDKYQRTLKKTRTGFGARLNEFFANFRSVDEEFFEELEEMLILSDVGVQVASTLTEELRYEAKLQKAKKTDELRRVIIEKLVDIYEKDGQFSEQINFQDDLTVMLFVGVNGVGKTTSIGKLAYKYKQAGKKVMLVAADTFRAGAVAQLVEWGRRVDVPVVTGPEKSDPASVVFDGVKRAVAEGVDILMIDTAGRLQNKDNLMAELEKIGRIIKRTLPDAPHETLLALDASTGQNALSQAKEFAKITPLTGLVLTKLDGTAKGGVVLAIRQELDIPVKLIGFGEKIDDIGEFKSEEFMRGLLEGLL
- a CDS encoding LTA synthase family protein produces the protein MKKIIDYVKELSKTRFGFVLLLLVMYWLKTLWAYYVDFSLDLQGLFQHFIAILNPLPIALLLIGLALYAKQTKLFYGLASVLYILLFAWLFSNAVYYREFSDYISISTMMATSSVSAGLGEAAIKLFRPWDLVYFLDFIAFGILFYRKNLQWDPQAFQSKASFAVTAFSTLLFSINLFLAEVDRPELLTRGFSNTYIVRALGLPAFLGYNAHQTYTAHKDRSGANPSDLEPIKQYVEEHYAQPNDNYFGIAKGRNVIYLHLESLQQFVIDYKLKVNGAEYEVTPFLNSLYHSNSTLAFSNFFNQVKAGKTSDAETMIETSLFGLNQGSFMVQYGGSNTQQAAPYILSQNGGYTSAVFHGNSASFWNRNNTYKQWGYNYFFDQSYFSEATEENSFQYGLNDKIMFADSIKYLERMQQPFYAKFITVSNHYPYTTSLIGDEKGFPLADTDDETINGYFATANYLDTSIKSFFDYLKATGLYENSVIVLYGDHYGISNSRNPDLAPLLNKDPQTWTEFDNAMLQRVPYMIVVPGMTTGGIFNTFGGEIDALPTLEHLLGIKANNFLQVGQDLLSPQNKQIVALRTEGSFITPKYTSYAGKIYYTETGIEITNPDETTQKEIDVIKEAATAQLAASDAIQTGDLIRFFDNGLPALDASKYNYIDSLAAEIAIETELGDQSTSLYSQNGNQSTVDLFKAPSYLELNGSSTSSTASSSTESSTSTSTSSQ